The Nitrospirota bacterium DNA segment AGGAAGAGCGTGCCGAAGCGCCGTACGCCGAGGACGAGTCTGGGAGACCCTTGGAGGTGGAGAAGCTCATCGTGTACGCAGGCAGCCCGGAAGAGTTTATCCGGGTGCTCGAAGGGGGCGACGAACGGTTTTCAAACGCGTTCTTTCTCGCCCGGCACTACTTGGGGGACGAGTGGGAATGGTGCGACGTCGATGGCGAGGACGTCTCCATAAGTCACGGTACGATCCGCGAGGAACTGATCGAACAGGTGACCAAAGGATTCCGTGCTGATCGGCTCCAGGCCACCGAGCGGTATTTCAAGACGAATGCCGCAGTGGACCGGGTACGAACGGTTCGGGAGGACCTGAGCGCGGCCACGAAGGAAATCGCGCATCCGTTCATGTCCGACAAGCGCGAGATCGAGGACTTGCTCGAAACGGCGGCGACTAATCTTAGGAAGGCCGAAAGACTCGTCCTCAAGGAATGCACAAGACTCAGGAAGGAAGCCGGGATGGCCTCCTCAGAGGAGGCGGGCGGCGTGCCGGCCTAAGAGGCCGGTAGCGCGAGCTCGGAACAGGTCCAAGAAGAAAACAAATGCCGGCGGCAAGCCGATGGGCCGCGGGACATGAGACGGAGGAACCACGCGAAACGGACGAGGAAGAGGCCCCCTGATCGTAGCCTTCGGAGGAGGCGTGAACTCGACGGCGATGCTGATCGAGATGCACGCCCGGGACATCCGCCCGGACCTCATCCTATTTGCGGACACCGGCGGCGAGCGGCCTGAGACATACGCCCACATCATCGACTTCAATGAATGGCTGACAGACCACGACTTGCCCGGCATCCAGGTCGTCCGGGCCGTCCGGCGAAACGGCAAGACGCACACGCTCGAGGAGAGCTGTCTGAGACTGAGGCAGCTCCCGTCGCTGGCGTTCGGCGGGCACTCCTGTTCGCTGCGGTTCAAGAAGGAGCCGCAAGACAAGTACGTCAACCACTGGCGGCCGGCCGAGGAGGCGTGGCGCAGGGGCTCCCGGTGCATCAAGGCCATCGGGTACGACGCCGGCGAGACGCGCAGGACGTTCCGTGTCCCGGAAGACGATCGGAAATACGAATGGTGGCACCCGCTCGTGGAATGGGGACTCGGACGGAGCGAGTGCATAGAGATCATCGCACGGGCGGGCATCCCGGTACCGAGAAAGAGTTCGTGCTTCTTCTGCCCGGCCATGAAGAAACCGGAAATCCTGGGTCTCAAGGAGGAACACCCGGATCTCCTGCGAAGGGCGCTCGATGTGGAGCGCACATGGCAGGAGAGCGACCATGAAAAGAAGAGCACCCGCGGCCTCGGACGCCGGTTCGCATGGAGCGAGTTCATGGCGGCGGTAGAGGCAAGAAACAGGACGCGAGGACTCTGGGAGGAAAAGGAACTGCGGGCTGCCGCATGATGGACGCGGGAGGGTAAGCAAGGAGATGAGCCGGCGAACATGAGGGTACACACGCAAAGCGGCGGGCAAATGGCGCTCCTGTGGGGTGCCGATGGAAACCGCGCCCCCTGCACTTCCCCCTCCGTAGCAGCTACTGCGGAGGACGGGTCGCTCCGGGGACGAAGAGTGGAATCAGCTTACAGTCCTTGCGCCGCGCCAGTCGTTTCCGCGCCTATCCTGACAAGTGAGCCGTCTGGATACGGAAGGAACGGGGCGCAGGAGCCCGTGCGAAAGCTCCTCCGGGAAATCCACGTGCGCTTCGAAGAGAGGAAGAACTGTGAGTTTGTCGACCCCGGGCGAGTCCTTTCGTCAAAGGACGCGTACACGGCCGTCAAAGCGCTTGCCACATGGGACCGCGAAGCCCTGGTCACTCTGTTTCTCAGCAGCCGGTGCGACGTCATCGGCTACGAGATCAGCGGCGTAGGCGGAATCAACGCGTGCGGGGTCCGAGTGAACGGGCTCCTCCGAAGCGCGGTCCAATGCGGTGCAGCGAGCCTCATTGTCTGCCACAACCATCCGTCCGGAGACCCCCAGCCGAGCGAAGAGGATCGGAAAGTGACCGTTCAGATACGGGATGCGTCCAAGATTCTTGAGCTGACGCTTCTCGACCATATCATCATCGGGCACGACAAACATTTCAGCTTCGCAACGGAGACGGAGCTCCTCAAGACGGACAACAGACTTCAGCGAAGAGCTCGCCGGAGAAACAGGCCACGAAGGGCGTCCTGGTCGGTAGGGCCGCTCGGACTGTAAGGAAAAAGAGAGCAGACGCATTTCACGGGAGAACCACATGACGGGGTATTCATGCAAACTCGACATCACACTGGGCGGGATTACGCCACGGGAGGAGGGCTGGCTTAGAAAAGAGCTTGAACCACGCCCCCTTCGCTCCGCTCCGGGGACGATGAAAGGAATTGCCATCGGGTCGTTACATCGTGTGGAGGCAGATCGCGGGTTCCGCCGGAAATGCGGAACCCAGTGCTGCGCCTGGCCGCCCTTCTGGTGGTCCCTCGTGACAAGCTCGACGGTCGCCGCCAGGAAAGGACGGCAGAACAAGGTCCTTCGGGTCCAGTGCGATCGAAGCTGCGCCATCCTGCCCCTCTGTCGGCTGATTCAACGTTTTCTAAAGGACTTCCGCCCAAAGGAGTGCTTCGGGTTTGGGTGGTCGCACAACATAGTAGAGCTGGCAGGAGATGCGCCGGGCGGTGGGGCCGCCTTCATCACGCCCCGGCGAATCGCATACATCAACACGGCGGGCTGGCTGCGAGTGCGAAAGGAAGCCTTCGCAAAACAGACGGATCGAACTGACAAGCGAAAGGCAGGTGTTTCGTGAGCGATCGGTGCCGTTTCGAAATCGAGCTGCGTGAGGAGGACCTCGAAGTCGCGGAGAAGATCCTGGATACGGAGCTTGACGTCATCGAGAAAAGATCAGGTCTCGGCGGCACAATCGTGCGAGCGGTGGATGAGTCGGCGGACGTTGGCCATTACCACGGACGGGACCGACTCGCAAAGACCGGCATGGTCTACCGGGGCCACCACGGACCCGGAAATGAATTCGGGGCATGCGCATTCGTCGGGTTTGGAGGCCGCGACCACGACGTGCCTGTCGACCACAACGGCACCCCCATTGTGACGGTTGGCCGGAATGGCAGGCCGCTAAAAAAGGATCTCGCGCTGATCAGGGACTACGAGACGGCGTTGAGGCGTGCAGCAGAGACCCTGGATGGTCACGATTCGAGAAAAGAGTGAGACGCACCAGCGGCGGCAGGGAAACGCTCGATTACTCGATGTCACAGTGCCATGGAGGGCAGAGCATGGAAGACGGCGTCGGCGGTCAGCAAGCCGCATAAGATGAGCAAGGCGCCGCCGGCGAGTCATCGAACCGTCCAATCAAGCGGGGAGGGAAGCAGCATGAAAATAAACCGTCCAGGTGTCATTGAGCTTGGGACGTTGGGCATCCGGATCGATCTCAGCAACGGGGGCGCCGGGACGATTCGTTCCGATCTACATGAACCCCAGCCCGATGCGTGGAGCCCGGAGGAGAGGGAGAGATGGCTCCGTTACGACGGGGCCATGCATGCGATCGAATCGTTGGTCCTCGCCCATGCCTGCGCGGGCGTAGACGTGATGGATGCCGCCTACATCGAGGGGATCGAGACGGCGGTTGAAGCGTGCTCAAACGTGTCATGAACCGCAGGCGGTCGGGGGCATGATTCGCAAGGCGTCGCGGAGCAGTGCGGTCACCGCGCCGCAGCTTGACGATGGTGGGCGCCTTCGGCGTCGTTTGATCCGGAGGACGTGCCTACGAAATTGCGTCCGTCCAAACCCAAGCGGGCAAAAGGTACGTATCGGTGTTGGCCTACAGCGCTCGGGGCCGGATCATCAGGCAGTTCCTCACCGATGCGGATGCCGCACGCGAAATCGGCACGATGTTGCCGCGGGTGGATGGCGGTCCGCCCGCTGCGGCAGCGATGACATTCCCCCATGAGCGGAGTATCCTTGGGAAAGGAACGATGAAGAGGAAAAGCCAATCTGTGAACGGAAATATCCGCAAAATGGTTCGCCGGATCGTCGCGCAATTCCGTCCGGAACAGGTCTACCTGTTCGGATCTCGTGCGCGAGGGAGCGCAAAAAAGGACAGCGACGCGGACCTGTTGGTGGTCATGCCGGTGAATGGGTCGAAGCGAGAGAAGCGAATCCAGATCGGGGTGGCTCTTCACGACATCCCGATGGCGGTTGATGTGGTTGTGGTAACACCGCAAGAGATGGAAAAATGGAAAGACATTCCGGCCATGATCCCCAGGGTTGCTCTCAAGGAAGGGAAGCTCCTGTATGCCCGAGCCTGCCTTAATCCGTCGGCAAGGGGTTTGATCGCGTAGGGGCGAGCTTGCTCGCCCTCTTGGCGGGCCGCCAAGGCAGCCCCTACGCGGCCCACCCAACGGGTGAGCCGGTTTCCCTCGGCAGCCGGGCGTTGTCTACGGATTAGGGGCCTGATGCCCTTCTTGAAATCGTGCGGCCTTGGGTGCAGAAGGCGGAGAACGATCTCAAAACGCGGCCCTGACGTTGCGCTCCGAAGAAGACTGCCCGACCGACACCGCCTGCTTTCATGTTCAGCAGTGTGTCGAGAAATACATCAAGGCCTTCCTGACGCTACGAGTGATTGACTTCCCGAAGGTGCATGACCTGAAACAGATCATTGCGATCTTGCCCGGTGATTGCAGAATTCCTTTCACGGTGGAGGAACTGCGACGTTTGACCGACTATGCCACGATGCGTCGCCGGGCGAAAGCCTGAGCGCCGAGAGACTGTTCGAGATTATCTCCAGGTAGATCCCCGACAAAGCCATGGAGGCGGTTGACCGTCGTCCCGTCTGCCTGTGCGTCCCTGCATGCAGACAGGTCGCCCAGTTGGCCGTTACGGTTCCATCCCCAGCATTTGAGCGTTCCATCGGAGGCCGCTCGAGCAGGATCTCGCGCTGATCAGGGACTACGAGACGGCGTTGAGGCGTGCAGCAGAGACCCTGGATGGTTCCGATTCAGCATCAGCGTAAAGCGTGCCACCAACGGCAGGCAAGCATCGGACACAAAGAAGACAGCAAACACTATGAAAAACCTTCCACAAGGAGCAAAGGCGACATGACCGTTGACACGCCTCCCGACCGACTCCATCGCAGGAGGGTAGGGGTCCACACCCCCGAGCCCTGGGTGGCCCGAAAGATTCCGGAACAAAACCGAAAAGGGAGAGGCGCACGCCCGCTCCTGGACTACGCTTTTGAAGTCAACCCACAGGAGATGTATGCGAAACCGGACGGCTCGCCGGCGTTTGTCATCTGCCGAATCCCGTTCGGCTCGGGTGAGTACCTCTCAGACCAGGAGGAAGCCAATGCGCAGCGAATCGCCGCGTGTGTCAATGCGTGCAAGGGTCTCGACTCGAGGGCGCTCAGCGAAGGAAAGCTGGCGGAGGTGGTCAACGCGATGGACCGTGTTCTCGACTGCCTTCGGGTAAACGTGGGACTCGGAGACGCCCGGCTCATAGGTGAGGAAACGCTGGAGAAAGCCCGTGAGGCCCTTGAGGCCCTGCGAGGCCCGGGGAGGGGACACTGGTGGAAAGCCGAGAGGGAGCGGGAAAGGAACGAGACATAAATGTCAACCGATGCGGACATGACGTCCGAGCCTGAGCGCACCCCCACGGACGCAACCAACAAACCGGATCTGCGAGAGTCCGTTATCCTCATGGAAAACATCACAATTGAGTCAGAGGGGACGGACGGAAAAGGTTATGAGAAACTCATTCGCGGTGGAGAGACCGTCGGGTATCTCCTACGACTGAGAAGCGGCTGGGGCCTCCGGCACTACAGCGACAAAGGGGGATGGCGCCTGGAAACCAACCCCGCAAAAGCACTCCAGATCATTCGGGGGGAGCGCACACCAAAGAAGCATCCCGCCACAACGTTGGCCCGCGCACCCGGACAGACCGAGTAGAAACAGAACAAGTCCACCCCCGTCCAGGCACACACCGTCAGGACGGATCCACCCCATGAAACCAAGAGCGAGAGACAGTTCAGCCAGGAACCGGAGAAACGAGATGACACCAATAGCAGCAACCGCGGAGAGCACTTCAGAAGTCACACCTCCCGGAGACCAACTCATTCTCATCGAGGTAAGGAAGAAGCAGGCTGCCATGCGGCGGGTCGCCGTGAGGGACATCGTCCTTTCCGGACCCGCGCCCGACGTAAAAAAGCTGGCCGACTCGATCGGTCGGGTCGGACTCCTCCAGGCGCCGACCCTTGAGGCCGCTGGCGACGGGCGCTACCGGGTTCGGGCGGGCCGCCGGCGCGTGTGGGCCCTTCGATCGCTTGGCTGGGAGATGATCGACGCAAGGGTTTACGACGAGGGGGACCTGAGCGAAGTGGAGCGCGTAGGGATTCTTCTCACGGAAAATGGGAACCGATCTGAAAACCCCGTGGCTGAACTGGCAGCGATCGAGAGGCTTGTCGCCTCCGGACTTACGGCAAAGGGCATCGCGAAAAGCCTGGGGCAACCCAGCACATGGGTAAAAGCGCGGCTCGCCCTTCGAAACCTCTCACCCGACCTACGGAAGGCGCTTGAAACGGGGACGCTGACGCTGAGCACGGCCCTGCGCGCAGCGAGACTCAATAAAGAAGAGCAAGGCGCCCTGGTCGAGAAATGGCAGGAGGAAGGAGCAGAACGGATCAGCCTCGACGCCGTGGAGGCCATGAAAAAGAAGGAACCGGTGTCCGTTCCCCTCCGGATGTTCGCCACCGACCCGACCAAAGGAAACGAGCCGCTGGAGCGGGTGCGAAGAATCAAGGAGGGCCTACGGGACCTTCTGAAGGAACTAAAGCACACGGGCAATGAAGGGGCCGCGAAACATGCGCAAGAAGCCTACGAGTGTCTTGGACGCCTGCGCGCGGCCCTCGAAACAAAGGAAGGAAAAGACTGATGGCACGAGCACTGGCCGTCCCGCGCGGTTGCGGGAGCCGAAAAGGGGGCGGCATTTACCTGGAAACGGGAATGAGCCCCTACGGGACCCCCATCGAGGAACTCCTGATTGACCCACCGCTCAGCGAGAAAGACGGAGGGTCCCCCAATTGGTTCAGACCCCACCGGTCCCCCATCCTGTTCGAAAAGGACGGCGCCTGGCATGTCCTCATCTGGGTGGGAAAAGAGTTCTACGAGAGCGTCTGGGATTTCATTGAGGAGGTGCGAGTCGCCGGCGTCTCACGCCGGGTACCGGAGCATCTCGATTTCTCCAAACTGACGGCGAAGTCGCGAATGTTCTTCGTCCACCCGACGGCTTGGACGAGGGCGGAGACCGAGTCGGACCCGCTCTGCTTCTGTCCCAAGAAACTCCACTTCACCCTTCGACAGGAGCCCTCCTGTATCGGGGGATCGCTCTATCTGACGCCCCCCACGCTCGTGGAGAACAAGACCAAGTGGAGAGGTCTCCCGTGCGGCCACCGGTACAAGGTCTGCGGCCTGGCGCCCGGTGACGACCTGCCGGGTCTTGTCGAATTGATCGCCAAGATGCAGGTCGGACCGGGCATGTTCCTCCAGACTGCGATCACGGGGATCGCGCTCGTGCGCAAACACGACGGCTCGTTCGATCCGAAGGTCGCGGAACATGTCCGCAAGGCGGAGCAGATCGAGGTGTTTGAAACGGACGCGTAGAGGCGAGCGGCCGTAGCCCGGGCGGCTGGAGCCGAACGAGAGGGACACGATGGGAAGGACAACGAAGGCTTGGGTCTGGACGAAGGAAATGGATGCCTTGCTGAGAGAAGCCTACCGTGTGCGTCGAAGAGGGATAACCGCCAGGCTCGAAAGAGACCTCCACGTCTCAAGGCACTCCATCGGGAAACGGGCACGGCACCTGGGGCTGACGCGACCGGCCGAAGCGGCGTGGACCCCAGCGGAAACAAGGATCATCGAAGAGCTGGGATACCTGAGCGTCTGGCCCCTGCAGAGAAGGCTCTTCAAGGAAACGGGCGTACTCCGATCGCTGGGCGCGATCGCCATGAAACGCAAGAGGATGAGGCTCCGAGGGGAATTCGGGGGATACACGTGGAGTCAGACCGCCGAAGGGCTGGGCGTAAGCCCCCATAAGGTCGCTCGCTGGTGCGAGGAAGGAAAACTGCGTTCCATCGTGAGGAACCCGGAGGCAAGCCATACGAGCGATGAGCGTCACTGGATCGAAGAGCGGGACCTGCGGTCCTTCATCATCGAGCATCCCGAAGAGCTAAGACTCGGTACCGTTGACGCACCCTGGTTCATCTCGATCCTGACCAAGGATGGCGGTGCGACGGCAGGCCAGGTACGCCGGACCGAACCCACGCGCAAGGATTTCACAGCGCAGACCACCGTCGTGCCGGCCCTGGCAGCGGAGCGGGCGGTCGCCGCCCTCGCAAGCCAGATTACGGAGACCTTGAAGGGGCGCGTGCCGGTCTATGTGTGGGCAAACATCACGGAAGAGATTCTCACGAGCGGAACGCTTCCGGCCGCTCGCCGGCGGCGGGTCATGGAGGACGATACAAGCGAGGAAGCGGCATGGGTACGGGCGCTGGAAGCGCTGCACCGACTACGGGAGCCGCTCTCCAAGCTCGGGGCGCAGCGGCTCCAGAAGGTCCTCTCCCTCGTTCGACTCACCCTGGGGGGCGTCCAGCCGGAGTCGCTTCTCGAAGCGGCCTAGCAACACAGCCCAAGCAGCACCCACTGTTCCGCATCGCCGAGGACCGCAAGCCACCCACCCATTCGGGAGCAATGGGGACGTCGCGGCCGTGCCACAGACCATTCAAGAGGAAAACCCCACATGAAAAGAGAGAACGATCCCCTTCAAAACCTCGTCAGCGGCGCCCTCCGCGGAGAACCGGCCGCCGAGAGATATTTTCGGGAGCTGGGCGAGAAGGTCGCCCGCACCATTATGGGACCCGCAACGCGAGGGGTGCTGGGGACCCTCCAGCAGGACCTCGGAAACGAAGGACCCGCCGCAAACGATCTCTTATTCCGGGCCGCCGCAACGTTCGGCCTTATCGAGGGCGGACGGATCCTGAGCGGGCAGCAGTAGGACCGGAGGCCCAAGTTGAAGAACCTTACTGCCTCGGAGAGCACGGGGACGGAGCCCCACCCGGAGAAACAAGAGACTCGATCATTCCTAAGAATCGGCGGGGCGCACGTTTACGTGGCGGATATTCTCACCCAGCCGGCAGGCAACATACATACACTCGTGCTCGCGCGGTTCTACGGGGCACGCGAGGCCGTCAAGGCCGTGGCTTCCGGGCTATGGCTTCGAAAAGAGGTCTTCTTTTGTCGCGACGAGAATGCGGACGGGAAAGTCCTCGAGCAACTGGAGCAAGACCACTACATATCGACCGAGGAGGGCATCGCGAGGCTCCGGCTTGAACTTGACCTAAAGTACGAGCGAAGCCACTCCACCGTCCGGACGGGCGTCAGCATGATGACCCTCCTTCACCCTCAGGCGTGCGGACAGATTGCCGAAGAAAGGAGCTTCTACGTCATCGTTCCAAGAGGGGAGGACCCTCTGGGAGCCTTCGTTCGCGCCGCCAACCGGGCCGTCACCATACCCATTCCGAGTCACCTCGCCGGGCCCCTCTGGAAACGGATGCAGACACAGAGAGACATCATCCCGCTACATGGGAGAGGACAGTTCGAAGGGTTCAGCGTCCGCACCACTCCCAGGATCAAGGAGGACGTCACGCGGATCGTCCGAGCGCAGGCGAAGGTCGTGAATATCGAAGACGCGCGACACGCCTCGAAAACTCCACCCCGAGCAAAGGGCCGCGGGGAGAGACCGATTCGCCAAGCGGCGTAAAACGCCGGCGGCCCTAGAACGAAAGGAGCAATCCCATCCACGGAGAAGGACAGATTCGGCTCGGATTTTATCCCGCGCCCCCCAAAGTCGTGGAGGCGTTGCGGACAGCGGTCCACAATCCCGGGACCACGTTCGCAGCCCTGGATCCGTGCGCGGGAGAAGGAGCAGCGCTCGCAGGTCTGACCGGCGGAACCCGGGCCATCACGTACGGAATCGAACTTGATCAGGTGCGGGCGCGGCGCGCCGGCGAGAAGCTCCAGCACGTGCTCCACACGAGCCTGTTCGACACCTTCATCGAACCCGGCAGCATCTCGCTCCTTCTTCTCAACCCGCCCTACGACGATGCCGGAGGCCGCCGGCTCGAGGAGCGATTCCTGCGACGGGCGTGGCCGGCACTGAAGCCAGAGGGGGTTCTCGTTTTCATTGTGCCGGAGATTCTCCTCAGAGACTACCAAGTACGCGTTGTTCTTGGATGCCGGTTCCACTCCATCAAGGCCTACCGTTTTCCCGAGGGAGAGTACGAACGATTCCGGCAAATATTCGTCATCGGCAAGCTGAGGGCCGACCCGGATTGGCACAGGCGTGAGCACGACATCCCGACCGAGCCCTTCGAGAGCTTGGGCAAACATCTTCGGGTTTCCGGACCCTGGAGCATTCCGTACGGAAAAGCGCTCTCAACCTTCACCTGCACGGAGGTCAGCGAAGATGACGTAAGGGCCGAGCTCGAAACGGGCACTTCGGCCCGGTGGCTCGCCGACAAACTGCGGGGAACCTTCGCGCAGATGGAACGACCCCTCATGCCCCTCAAGAAAGGCCACATTGTGCAGCTCCTCCTGGGCGGATTTCTGGACAACACGGTGATCGAGCTTCCCGGAGAGAAAGGTCCCAGGCGGGTGGCCGTCAAGGGATTTTCCCAAAAGCACACGCATACGTTCGAAGACGAGGAGAAGGGCAAGACGATCATCCGGGAATACATGCAATGCGGAGTCAATATCCTTGACCTCGCCACGGGACAAATCGAGGAGATGAGATTTTGAGCGCTGCCGTTGAAACCATCGGACAGGAAGGCCCATGGCCGGGACACACGCCCACGGGAGAACCCAGCGCCGGAGAGGACGGTCCGGTCGAGGTAAGCGGAAGTTCCGCCCTCCGGTTTATTGAAGAGCACGGAGACCTTCTCCTTAACCGTGTTGTAGACGCCTACCCCCCACTGTACGGGGGCACGGTACCGCCCGCCGTGGCAAACCACGTGGCCGGGCTGAAACGAACGCCTTTCCCCGCGCAGCAGCACGCGATCGCGGCGCTGTGGACGAGGCTTGGGGAGGCCCACGGGGTCGACGCGCCTTTTGTCGGCGAGATGGGCGTGGGGAAAACCTTGTGTGCACTCGCCCAGGCCCACATCCTAATCCAGGAGCAGTTCGGCGGCCTGGGGCGGATTCTCGTCTTATGCCCATCCCACCTGCTCAGGAAATGGCAGAAGGAGGCGCAGGACACGATCCCCGCGTGCGAGACCTACATCCTTCGAACGCTCTCCGACATCGACCATGTGTTTCAAGGGAAACTGAACGGTACCCAGGTCCTTCTGTTATCCAAGGAGACGGCCAAGTTGGGGATGCCACGGCATGCAACTTTCTGGCAAAGTCGATCCAAGAGGAACGGCGTCTTCTTCTGTCCCCACTGCGGAGCCGGTGAAATCACCTACCAGGACCCGAACCGCCCGCACACCGAGGACCGGGAGACCCATCCGCCCAATCCGGACTCGAAGAAATTCCCCTACTGCGCCGAGTGCGACGCACCCCTCTGGACCTGGACACGCCTGCCCGGGGGGAGGGCCCGGTACCCGCTGGCCGAATACATCGCACGGCGCCGGTACGGGATTCAAGTTTTCATTCCCGACGAAGTGCACCAGTTCAAGGGAGGCAACACGGCCCAAGGCGCGGCATTCTACCGGCTCTCGCGACAAGCGAAAAAGATGATCCTTGCGACAGGAACGATCGTCAACGGATACAGTTCCAGCCTCTTTTACCTGCTGTACCGAATCTCACCGGAGGTACGAAGGGAGTTCGGGTTCAATGAGGTCCAGCGATGGATCGAGCTGTACG contains these protein-coding regions:
- a CDS encoding phosphoadenosine phosphosulfate reductase encodes the protein MNSTAMLIEMHARDIRPDLILFADTGGERPETYAHIIDFNEWLTDHDLPGIQVVRAVRRNGKTHTLEESCLRLRQLPSLAFGGHSCSLRFKKEPQDKYVNHWRPAEEAWRRGSRCIKAIGYDAGETRRTFRVPEDDRKYEWWHPLVEWGLGRSECIEIIARAGIPVPRKSSCFFCPAMKKPEILGLKEEHPDLLRRALDVERTWQESDHEKKSTRGLGRRFAWSEFMAAVEARNRTRGLWEEKELRAAA
- a CDS encoding JAB domain-containing protein, with product MRKLLREIHVRFEERKNCEFVDPGRVLSSKDAYTAVKALATWDREALVTLFLSSRCDVIGYEISGVGGINACGVRVNGLLRSAVQCGAASLIVCHNHPSGDPQPSEEDRKVTVQIRDASKILELTLLDHIIIGHDKHFSFATETELLKTDNRLQRRARRRNRPRRASWSVGPLGL
- a CDS encoding nucleotidyltransferase domain-containing protein; translated protein: MLAYSARGRIIRQFLTDADAAREIGTMLPRVDGGPPAAAAMTFPHERSILGKGTMKRKSQSVNGNIRKMVRRIVAQFRPEQVYLFGSRARGSAKKDSDADLLVVMPVNGSKREKRIQIGVALHDIPMAVDVVVVTPQEMEKWKDIPAMIPRVALKEGKLLYARACLNPSARGLIA
- a CDS encoding HEPN domain-containing protein, which codes for MGAEGGERSQNAALTLRSEEDCPTDTACFHVQQCVEKYIKAFLTLRVIDFPKVHDLKQIIAILPGDCRIPFTVEELRRLTDYATMRRRAKA
- a CDS encoding ParB N-terminal domain-containing protein — encoded protein: MRRVAVRDIVLSGPAPDVKKLADSIGRVGLLQAPTLEAAGDGRYRVRAGRRRVWALRSLGWEMIDARVYDEGDLSEVERVGILLTENGNRSENPVAELAAIERLVASGLTAKGIAKSLGQPSTWVKARLALRNLSPDLRKALETGTLTLSTALRAARLNKEEQGALVEKWQEEGAERISLDAVEAMKKKEPVSVPLRMFATDPTKGNEPLERVRRIKEGLRDLLKELKHTGNEGAAKHAQEAYECLGRLRAALETKEGKD
- a CDS encoding class I SAM-dependent methyltransferase, coding for MRTAVHNPGTTFAALDPCAGEGAALAGLTGGTRAITYGIELDQVRARRAGEKLQHVLHTSLFDTFIEPGSISLLLLNPPYDDAGGRRLEERFLRRAWPALKPEGVLVFIVPEILLRDYQVRVVLGCRFHSIKAYRFPEGEYERFRQIFVIGKLRADPDWHRREHDIPTEPFESLGKHLRVSGPWSIPYGKALSTFTCTEVSEDDVRAELETGTSARWLADKLRGTFAQMERPLMPLKKGHIVQLLLGGFLDNTVIELPGEKGPRRVAVKGFSQKHTHTFEDEEKGKTIIREYMQCGVNILDLATGQIEEMRF